A window from Staphylococcus succinus encodes these proteins:
- a CDS encoding DsrE/DsrF/DrsH-like family protein, with translation MKKYNDKHIHDLSKSELEALAKNGQLIDVRTKEEYELGHITGAILHPVEDIESFNKNKNITYYIQCKSGGRSSKASEYLAGKGYKITNLYGGYDAYEEKYINNDDIAEEHRNIEIKENRKKFNFSGLQCPGPIVNISKEIKTIDIGDQIEVTVTDSGFSSDIKSWVKQTGHTLVRLTENDTEINAIVQKEKHKDLQVNHTSKGTTIVLFSGELDKAIAAMIIANGAKAAGREVTIFFTFWGLNALKKEMPSKVNKKGIAKMFDLMLPKTPVRMPLSKMNMFGLGNIMMRYVMKKKNVASLPSLIDQAIDQNIKLIACTMSMDVMGITKEELRDEVEYGGVGTYIGDTEQSNHNLFI, from the coding sequence ATGAAAAAGTATAATGATAAGCACATACATGATCTCAGTAAATCAGAATTAGAAGCACTGGCAAAAAACGGACAATTGATTGACGTCAGAACAAAAGAAGAATACGAATTAGGACATATCACTGGCGCCATTTTACATCCTGTAGAGGATATTGAATCATTCAATAAGAATAAAAATATAACTTACTATATACAATGTAAAAGTGGTGGTAGAAGCTCTAAAGCAAGTGAATATTTAGCAGGAAAAGGCTATAAAATTACTAATTTATACGGTGGTTACGATGCTTATGAAGAAAAATATATCAATAATGATGATATAGCAGAAGAACATAGAAATATAGAAATAAAAGAAAATCGCAAAAAGTTTAATTTTAGCGGCCTCCAGTGTCCAGGACCTATCGTTAATATTAGTAAGGAAATTAAAACCATTGATATAGGTGACCAAATTGAAGTTACAGTAACAGATTCTGGATTTTCAAGTGATATTAAAAGCTGGGTGAAACAAACAGGTCACACACTTGTAAGGCTAACTGAAAATGATACTGAAATTAATGCAATCGTTCAAAAGGAAAAGCACAAAGATTTACAAGTAAATCACACCTCAAAAGGCACTACAATTGTACTGTTTAGTGGCGAATTAGATAAAGCAATTGCAGCCATGATTATTGCGAATGGCGCTAAAGCTGCAGGAAGAGAAGTAACGATATTTTTCACTTTTTGGGGGCTTAATGCATTAAAAAAAGAAATGCCATCTAAGGTTAACAAGAAAGGTATTGCAAAAATGTTTGACCTTATGTTGCCTAAGACTCCAGTACGCATGCCACTATCCAAAATGAATATGTTCGGATTAGGTAATATTATGATGCGTTATGTCATGAAGAAGAAAAATGTAGCCTCTTTACCTTCACTTATCGACCAAGCAATCGATCAAAATATCAAGTTAATTGCATGTACCATGAGTATGGATGTTATGGGTATTACGAAAGAAGAGTTAAGAGATGAAGTTGAATATGGTGGTGTAGGAACTTACATTGGGGATACTGAACAATCGAATCATAATTTATTTATTTAA
- the cstB gene encoding persulfide dioxygenase-sulfurtransferase CstB, producing the protein MFFKQFYDDNLSQASYLIACQRTGEAMIIDPIRDLTKYIEVADNEGFAITHAAETHIHADFASGIRDVANKIHANIYVSGEGEDELSYKNMPPQTHFVKHQDTICVGNIKLEVLHTPGHTPESISLLLTDEGGGSNIPMGLFSGDFIFVGDIGRPDLLEKAIQMKGSTEIGAKQMYQSINNIKNLPDYVQIWPGHGAGSSCGKALGSIPTSTLGYEKINNWAFNATDEATFIETLISNQPEPPHHFAQMKKINQFGTKLYQPYIVSPSLNHDRIAFDLRNKEAFHGGHKQGTINIPYNKNFINQIGWYLDYDKDIDLIGDKATVEHATNTLQLIGFDSVAGYRLPKSEIQTQSIYSADMTGEEEYVLDVRNDEEWNQSHLEQAVHISHGKLLNESIPFDKNDKIYVHCQSGVRSSIAVGILEYKGFTNVVNVREGYQNLFID; encoded by the coding sequence ATGTTTTTCAAACAATTTTACGATGATAATTTATCTCAAGCATCATATTTAATTGCTTGTCAACGTACAGGTGAAGCGATGATTATTGACCCTATACGTGACCTAACAAAATATATTGAAGTTGCAGATAATGAAGGTTTTGCAATTACTCATGCTGCTGAAACACATATTCATGCTGACTTTGCCTCGGGTATTAGAGATGTAGCAAACAAAATACATGCAAATATATATGTTTCTGGCGAAGGTGAAGATGAATTAAGTTACAAAAACATGCCACCACAAACTCATTTTGTTAAACATCAAGACACGATTTGCGTAGGAAACATTAAACTAGAAGTCCTGCATACACCAGGTCATACCCCTGAGAGTATTAGTTTATTACTCACTGATGAGGGCGGAGGTTCTAATATACCTATGGGGCTATTTAGTGGTGACTTTATCTTCGTTGGTGATATAGGTAGACCTGATTTATTAGAAAAAGCCATTCAAATGAAAGGATCTACAGAAATAGGAGCCAAGCAAATGTATCAATCTATTAATAATATTAAAAATTTACCTGATTATGTTCAGATTTGGCCTGGACATGGTGCAGGCAGTTCATGCGGTAAAGCGTTAGGATCAATACCTACATCTACATTAGGCTATGAAAAAATAAACAACTGGGCCTTCAATGCAACAGATGAAGCAACATTTATTGAAACATTAATATCAAACCAACCAGAACCCCCCCATCATTTTGCTCAAATGAAAAAAATCAACCAATTCGGTACGAAATTGTACCAACCTTATATTGTTTCACCTAGTTTAAATCATGACAGAATAGCTTTTGATCTTCGAAATAAAGAAGCCTTTCACGGTGGTCATAAACAAGGGACAATCAATATTCCTTATAATAAGAATTTTATTAATCAGATTGGTTGGTATTTAGACTACGATAAAGATATAGACTTAATTGGCGATAAAGCAACAGTTGAACACGCCACAAATACTTTACAATTAATTGGTTTTGATAGCGTAGCAGGTTATCGTTTGCCAAAATCAGAAATTCAGACGCAATCCATTTACAGTGCTGATATGACAGGTGAAGAAGAATATGTTCTAGACGTACGTAATGATGAAGAATGGAATCAAAGTCATTTAGAACAAGCGGTTCATATTTCTCACGGAAAGCTTTTAAATGAAAGTATTCCTTTTGATAAAAATGATAAAATATACGTTCATTGTCAATCAGGAGTTAGAAGTTCAATTGCAGTAGGCATATTAGAATATAAAGGTTTTACAAACGTCGTGAATGTTAGAGAAGGTTATCAAAACTTATTCATTGATTAA
- the glnA gene encoding type I glutamate--ammonia ligase — translation MPKRTFTKEDIHKFAKEENVRYLRLQFTDILGVIKNVEVPVSQLEKVLDNEMMFDGSSIEGFVRIEESDMYLYPDLDTWVIFPWTAGQGKVARLICDVYKTDGTPFEGDPRANLKRVLKDMEELGFTDINLGPEPEFFLFKLDEKGEPTLELNDDGGYFDLAPTDLGENCRRDIVLELEDMGFDIEASHHEVAPGQHEIDFKYADAITACDNIQTFKLVVKTIARQHNLHATFMPKPLFGVNGSGMHFNVSLFKDKENAFFDPNGDMQMTKDAFHFIAGILKNARGFTGVCNPLVNSYKRLVPGYEAPCYIAWSGKNRSPLIRVPSSRGLSTRVEVRSVDPAANPYLALAAILKAGLDGIENKLEVPEPVNQNIYEMNRDEREAVGIQDLPSTLYTAIKAMRENEPIKDALGNHIYNQFINSKSIEWDYYRTQVSEWEREQYIKQY, via the coding sequence ATGCCAAAACGTACATTTACAAAAGAAGATATTCATAAGTTTGCTAAGGAAGAAAACGTTAGATATTTACGTTTACAATTCACAGATATTTTAGGCGTAATTAAAAACGTTGAAGTACCGGTTAGCCAATTAGAAAAAGTATTGGATAATGAAATGATGTTTGACGGATCTTCAATCGAAGGTTTCGTACGTATTGAAGAATCAGATATGTATTTATATCCAGATTTAGATACGTGGGTTATTTTCCCATGGACTGCTGGACAAGGAAAAGTTGCGCGTCTTATTTGTGATGTATATAAAACAGATGGTACACCATTTGAAGGGGATCCACGTGCAAACTTAAAACGTGTATTAAAAGACATGGAAGAACTTGGTTTCACTGATATTAACCTTGGACCTGAACCAGAATTCTTCTTATTCAAATTAGATGAAAAAGGCGAACCAACGTTAGAGTTAAATGACGATGGAGGATACTTCGACCTTGCACCTACTGATTTAGGTGAAAATTGTCGTAGAGATATCGTTTTAGAACTTGAGGATATGGGCTTTGATATCGAAGCAAGTCATCACGAAGTTGCACCAGGACAACATGAAATCGACTTTAAATATGCGGATGCAATCACAGCATGTGATAATATCCAAACATTTAAACTTGTTGTAAAAACAATTGCACGTCAACATAACCTACATGCAACATTTATGCCGAAACCATTATTTGGGGTTAATGGTAGTGGTATGCACTTTAACGTATCTTTATTCAAAGATAAAGAAAATGCATTCTTCGATCCAAACGGTGACATGCAAATGACTAAAGACGCTTTCCACTTTATTGCAGGTATTCTTAAAAATGCGCGTGGTTTCACAGGAGTATGTAATCCATTAGTGAACTCATATAAACGTTTAGTTCCTGGCTATGAAGCGCCATGTTACATTGCTTGGAGTGGTAAAAACCGTTCACCATTAATCCGTGTACCATCTTCACGTGGATTATCAACACGTGTTGAAGTACGTTCAGTTGACCCAGCAGCTAATCCATACTTAGCATTAGCAGCAATCCTTAAAGCAGGTCTAGATGGAATCGAAAATAAATTAGAAGTTCCAGAACCAGTAAACCAAAATATTTATGAAATGAATCGCGATGAACGTGAAGCTGTGGGTATCCAAGATTTACCTTCAACGCTTTATACAGCAATCAAAGCTATGAGAGAAAATGAACCTATTAAAGATGCACTAGGTAATCATATCTATAACCAATTCATCAATTCTAAATCAATTGAGTGGGATTATTATAGAACTCAAGTATCTGAATGGGAAAGAGAACAATATATTAAACAATACTAG
- a CDS encoding MerR family transcriptional regulator, with amino-acid sequence MKSNDTLRRNMAVFSMSVVTKLSELTARQVRYYETHELIKPERTEGNKRLFSLNDLERLLEIKRLIEKGFNIKGIKQIIHNEQDHLSADEQETRKKMIVDATQKSQQEAIPINRGDLSRFIK; translated from the coding sequence TTGAAGTCAAATGATACATTACGTCGTAATATGGCTGTCTTCTCTATGAGTGTTGTAACTAAATTGAGCGAATTAACTGCTAGACAAGTTCGCTACTATGAGACACATGAACTGATTAAACCAGAACGTACAGAGGGGAATAAAAGACTCTTTTCATTAAATGATTTGGAACGTCTTTTAGAAATTAAAAGATTGATTGAAAAAGGATTCAATATCAAAGGAATCAAACAGATTATACATAATGAACAAGACCACCTTTCTGCTGATGAACAAGAAACAAGAAAAAAAATGATAGTTGATGCTACACAGAAATCACAACAAGAAGCGATTCCGATAAATCGTGGTGACTTATCTCGTTTTATCAAATAA
- a CDS encoding aminotransferase class I/II-fold pyridoxal phosphate-dependent enzyme, which translates to MNDMNQLIAEVETTLTPYFKDIEATAYANQEKVLDAFHAVKATESDLQGTTGYGYDDFGRDHLEEIYARTFKAEDAIVRPQIISGTHAITIALQSTLKYGDELLYITGNPYDTLLEVIGINGNGIESLKEHGVDYRKVDLKAGKIDVDQVIQTINTTTKVIAIQRSKGYDQRPSIPLDEIESAIQMIKSLYPEIIIFVDNCYGEFVEAREPIECGADLIAGSLIKNPGGGLAKIGGYIAGKASLIARCGYRLTAPGIGKEAGASLNSLQEMYQGFFLAPHVVSQSLKGALFTSLLLEKMNMRTQPKYNEPRTDLIQTVEFDTKEQMIQFCQSIQHASPINAHFSPEPAYMPGYEDDVIMAAGTFIQGSSIELSADGPIRPPYEAYVQGGLTYEHVKLAVSRAAKRLQSENLI; encoded by the coding sequence ATGAATGATATGAATCAATTGATAGCTGAGGTTGAAACAACATTGACGCCTTATTTTAAAGACATAGAAGCGACTGCATATGCCAACCAAGAAAAAGTGTTAGATGCGTTTCATGCAGTGAAAGCTACTGAAAGTGATTTACAAGGGACTACTGGTTATGGTTATGATGACTTTGGTAGAGATCACTTGGAAGAAATATATGCAAGAACTTTTAAAGCGGAAGATGCCATTGTACGCCCACAAATTATATCGGGTACGCATGCCATCACGATAGCTTTACAAAGTACATTGAAGTATGGTGATGAACTACTATATATTACAGGTAATCCATATGATACGTTATTAGAAGTTATAGGTATTAATGGCAACGGTATAGAAAGTCTAAAAGAACATGGTGTAGATTATAGGAAAGTAGATTTGAAAGCAGGAAAAATAGATGTTGATCAAGTTATACAAACGATTAATACAACGACTAAAGTGATTGCAATACAACGTTCTAAAGGGTATGACCAGCGCCCATCAATACCGTTAGACGAAATTGAGTCAGCCATACAAATGATTAAAAGTCTATATCCTGAGATTATTATATTTGTAGATAACTGTTATGGCGAATTTGTTGAAGCGCGTGAACCTATAGAATGTGGTGCAGATTTAATCGCGGGTTCTTTAATTAAGAATCCTGGTGGTGGATTAGCAAAAATAGGTGGTTATATCGCAGGAAAAGCGTCATTAATAGCTAGATGTGGTTATCGTTTAACAGCACCTGGTATAGGTAAAGAAGCGGGGGCATCTCTCAACTCATTACAGGAAATGTACCAAGGTTTCTTTTTAGCACCCCATGTTGTCAGTCAAAGTTTAAAAGGCGCACTATTTACTAGTCTTCTTTTAGAAAAAATGAATATGCGTACGCAACCTAAATATAATGAGCCAAGAACAGACTTAATTCAAACAGTTGAATTTGATACAAAAGAACAAATGATACAATTTTGTCAAAGCATTCAACACGCTTCTCCAATCAATGCACACTTTAGCCCAGAACCTGCTTATATGCCGGGGTATGAAGATGATGTCATTATGGCGGCAGGTACGTTTATACAAGGATCTTCTATCGAGTTGTCGGCAGATGGTCCGATACGTCCACCTTATGAAGCATACGTCCAAGGCGGTCTCACATATGAACATGTTAAATTAGCGGTATCAAGAGCAGCTAAACGTCTTCAATCTGAAAATTTAATATAA
- the hflX gene encoding GTPase HflX: protein MSQQLTHNTEKRLETAILVGVHAQSEDEFNFDSTMEELASLSETCQLNVQEQFTQNRQRFDHKYYVGKGKLQDIQAYIEDHDIDVVVANDELTTAQSKTLNGNLNVKIIDRTQLILEIFALRARSKEGKLQVELAQLDYLMPRLQGHGRSLSRLGGGIGTRGPGETKLEMDRRHIRTRMNEIKHQLETVVEHRERYRNKREQNHVFQVALVGYTNAGKSSWFNALARETTFEKNLLFATLDPKTRQIQINNGFNLIISDTVGFIQKLPTTLIAAFKSTLEEAKSADLLLHVVDSSHPEYRAQYDTVNQIIKDLDMGHIPQAIIYNKKDLHEGTIPTTNKPSVFVSSKDEADIEKVKALLYEQVKRTLTYYEENVPSTNADRLYFLKQHTLVSELTFNEGDASYTLKGYKKE, encoded by the coding sequence ATGTCCCAGCAACTAACACATAATACTGAAAAACGATTAGAGACTGCGATTTTAGTTGGAGTACATGCGCAATCAGAAGATGAATTTAATTTCGATTCAACAATGGAGGAATTAGCTTCATTATCTGAGACATGTCAACTTAACGTACAAGAACAATTTACCCAAAATAGACAACGGTTTGATCATAAATATTATGTAGGTAAAGGTAAGTTGCAAGATATTCAGGCTTACATTGAGGACCATGATATAGATGTAGTGGTTGCAAATGATGAGTTGACAACAGCCCAATCTAAAACCTTGAATGGTAATTTAAATGTTAAAATTATAGATAGAACCCAATTAATATTAGAAATTTTTGCTTTAAGAGCGCGTAGCAAAGAAGGTAAATTACAAGTGGAGCTGGCTCAATTAGATTATTTAATGCCGAGATTACAAGGTCATGGGCGTAGTCTATCACGCTTAGGAGGCGGTATCGGTACGAGAGGCCCAGGGGAAACGAAACTTGAAATGGACAGACGCCATATTAGAACAAGAATGAATGAAATAAAACACCAATTAGAAACAGTGGTCGAACATCGAGAACGTTATCGTAATAAACGTGAACAAAATCATGTCTTCCAAGTTGCTTTAGTAGGTTATACCAATGCTGGAAAGTCATCGTGGTTTAATGCGTTAGCACGAGAAACAACATTTGAAAAAAACTTGCTATTTGCAACACTTGATCCCAAAACAAGACAGATACAAATTAATAATGGTTTTAATTTAATTATTTCTGATACTGTAGGTTTTATTCAGAAATTACCTACTACATTGATTGCAGCTTTTAAATCAACGCTCGAAGAAGCTAAAAGTGCTGATTTATTATTACATGTAGTAGATAGTAGTCATCCTGAATATAGGGCGCAGTATGACACAGTAAACCAAATCATTAAAGATTTAGATATGGGGCATATACCCCAAGCTATAATCTATAATAAGAAAGATTTGCACGAAGGTACGATTCCAACTACAAATAAACCGTCTGTTTTTGTATCTAGTAAAGACGAAGCCGATATAGAAAAAGTCAAAGCTTTACTATATGAACAAGTTAAACGTACATTAACATATTATGAAGAAAATGTACCGAGTACAAATGCTGATCGATTATACTTTTTAAAGCAACATACACTTGTATCTGAGTTAACATTTAATGAAGGTGATGCTTCGTATACTCTGAAAGGATACAAAAAAGAATAG
- a CDS encoding glutathione peroxidase, whose translation MTIYDIEVKKPNGDTYKLDKYRGQTILIVNTASECGFTPQFEGLQHLYEKYNDQSFVVLGFPCNQFGGQEPGTGEEATQNCKINYGVTFPMHEKVDVKGENQHPLFKFLTEEQNGFLNEKIKWNFTKFLVNKDGNVVKRFSPQKKPNQIEAEIEALL comes from the coding sequence ATGACAATTTATGATATAGAAGTCAAAAAGCCAAATGGCGACACATATAAATTAGATAAATATCGCGGTCAAACTATACTAATTGTAAATACAGCGAGTGAATGTGGCTTCACACCACAATTTGAAGGATTACAACATTTATATGAAAAGTATAATGATCAGTCCTTTGTTGTGTTAGGTTTTCCTTGTAACCAATTTGGGGGACAAGAACCAGGTACAGGTGAAGAAGCAACACAAAATTGCAAAATCAATTATGGGGTAACTTTTCCAATGCATGAAAAAGTCGATGTTAAAGGTGAAAATCAACATCCCTTATTTAAATTTTTAACTGAAGAACAAAATGGTTTTTTAAATGAGAAAATCAAATGGAATTTCACAAAGTTCTTAGTTAATAAAGATGGTAACGTCGTGAAGCGTTTTTCACCACAAAAGAAACCTAATCAAATTGAAGCTGAAATCGAAGCCTTACTATAG
- the hfq gene encoding RNA chaperone Hfq, producing the protein MNTLENIQDKFLGQFKTEKTKVIVFLVNGFQMKGIIEAYDKDLVCLLSQGKQHLIYKHAISTFTIDDTEA; encoded by the coding sequence ATGAATACATTAGAAAACATCCAAGACAAATTCCTAGGGCAATTTAAGACTGAAAAAACAAAAGTGATTGTATTTTTAGTCAACGGATTTCAAATGAAAGGTATTATTGAAGCATATGATAAGGACTTAGTATGTTTATTATCACAAGGGAAACAACACTTAATATATAAACATGCTATCAGTACATTCACAATTGATGATACGGAGGCATAG
- the miaA gene encoding tRNA (adenosine(37)-N6)-dimethylallyltransferase MiaA, with product MHNDKQFLIVLVGPTAVGKTEFSIELAKKFNGEIISGDSMQVYKKMDIGTAKITQEEMSGVPHHMIDILEPDDAFSAYDFKNRAQRLINEITERGNIPIIAGGTGLYIQSLIYDYAFEDEVVSKERADEVTAQLHELDQLTNEDLHQYLSRFDEASAQAIHPNNRKRVRRAIEYYLKTKKLLSSRKKVQQFTENYDTLLIGIEMSRETLYQRINKRVDIMLQRGLLNEVSQLVEHGYESCQSMQAIGYKEMIPVVKYDADLVAATDKLKQHSRNYAKRQMTWFKNKLDVAWLDRENMSLSLMLDEVSAQIKKRST from the coding sequence GTGCATAACGATAAGCAGTTTTTAATTGTGCTTGTAGGGCCAACAGCAGTGGGTAAAACTGAATTTAGTATCGAATTGGCTAAAAAGTTTAATGGAGAAATAATCAGTGGAGATTCGATGCAAGTTTATAAAAAAATGGATATTGGTACGGCTAAAATTACGCAAGAAGAAATGTCAGGCGTCCCTCATCATATGATTGATATATTAGAACCAGATGATGCATTTTCTGCGTATGATTTTAAAAATAGAGCACAACGGTTAATTAATGAAATTACTGAAAGAGGTAATATTCCTATTATTGCTGGCGGGACAGGTCTTTATATTCAATCGCTTATCTACGATTACGCGTTCGAAGACGAAGTGGTTTCAAAGGAACGGGCAGATGAAGTAACAGCTCAGTTACATGAGTTAGATCAACTAACTAATGAAGACTTACATCAATATTTGTCGCGTTTCGATGAAGCTTCAGCCCAGGCGATTCATCCGAATAATCGGAAAAGAGTACGAAGAGCGATTGAATATTATTTGAAAACAAAAAAACTTTTAAGTTCGCGTAAGAAAGTACAACAATTCACTGAAAATTATGATACATTATTAATAGGGATAGAAATGTCGCGCGAAACATTATATCAAAGAATTAATAAACGTGTAGATATTATGTTACAGCGTGGATTACTAAATGAAGTGAGTCAGCTCGTTGAACATGGATATGAATCATGTCAAAGTATGCAAGCGATTGGCTATAAAGAAATGATACCAGTGGTCAAATATGATGCAGATCTTGTTGCAGCGACAGATAAATTAAAGCAACATTCTAGAAATTATGCAAAACGACAAATGACTTGGTTTAAAAATAAGCTCGACGTAGCTTGGTTAGACAGAGAGAACATGTCACTTTCATTAATGTTAGATGAGGTTTCAGCCCAAATAAAGAAAAGGAGTACATAA
- a CDS encoding alpha/beta hydrolase translates to MNRNDFNITVSDGTMVEVRLNKAKKETIGVIHLLHGMAEYMDRYDRLVESLNYQGYDVIRHNHRGHGKEIDEKTRGHIDDLSQVADDTYEIAQTVCTNYANIPYIMIGHSMGSIVGRIFAQKYPDAAQGLILTGTIQYPIYLGVPLRILLKVIMLLTGKTRRLKWANQLMYKTFNKNVKQLKTSSDWLSSDPNEVERFIKDPYTGFLVSNQLIYQTIKHMIATSRLKHIKMMNQDLPILLISGKDDSLGGYGKGIRTLGQRYKKCGIKHITVQLYKNKRHEVLFEKDYANTWQHMYEWIEKQILKKNGKAEK, encoded by the coding sequence ATGAATCGAAATGATTTTAATATCACGGTTTCAGATGGCACAATGGTAGAAGTTAGGTTGAACAAAGCTAAAAAAGAAACAATCGGTGTCATTCATTTGCTACATGGCATGGCTGAATATATGGATAGGTATGATCGGCTTGTAGAATCATTAAATTATCAAGGTTATGATGTGATTCGTCATAACCATAGAGGTCATGGGAAAGAAATAGATGAAAAAACACGTGGCCATATCGATGATCTAAGCCAAGTTGCAGATGACACTTATGAAATCGCGCAAACAGTTTGTACGAACTACGCAAATATCCCATATATTATGATTGGTCATTCAATGGGCTCGATTGTTGGTCGTATATTCGCACAAAAATACCCAGACGCTGCACAAGGTTTAATCTTAACGGGTACGATACAATACCCTATATATTTAGGAGTGCCGCTGCGCATATTGTTGAAAGTGATTATGTTATTAACAGGGAAAACACGTCGCTTAAAATGGGCGAACCAATTAATGTATAAGACATTTAATAAAAATGTAAAACAACTAAAGACTTCAAGTGATTGGCTGTCTAGCGATCCCAATGAAGTAGAACGATTTATTAAAGATCCTTATACTGGCTTTTTAGTGTCTAATCAACTCATTTATCAAACTATAAAGCATATGATTGCCACAAGTCGTTTGAAGCATATCAAAATGATGAACCAAGACTTACCTATTTTACTCATATCAGGGAAAGATGATTCGTTAGGTGGGTATGGTAAAGGGATAAGAACACTAGGTCAGCGCTATAAAAAGTGCGGTATTAAGCATATTACCGTGCAATTGTATAAAAATAAAAGACACGAAGTTTTATTTGAAAAAGACTACGCTAATACATGGCAACATATGTATGAATGGATAGAAAAACAAATCTTAAAAAAGAATGGTAAGGCAGAAAAATAA